Sequence from the Vicia villosa cultivar HV-30 ecotype Madison, WI unplaced genomic scaffold, Vvil1.0 ctg.001445F_1_1, whole genome shotgun sequence genome:
ATTCATCCAATAAATAATTCATTCAatccatttattttataaaactttaGTTAATAAATTGAATTCAATCCATTCGTTTAGACTCATGGATGAATCTAATccatcaaatatattttaaaaatccaatgaattgttcttattttttattttaattttaatggatcatttttattataaaataatacaaatcatatttatttgacaaattaattttttttaaaaaattctattataaaataatttaaatctctCTTATTTTACTTCAAAAAAAGTCTTATTACTCTAAATTAAAtcttctttattttgtttatgcaatttatgttttatatatatatatatatatatatatatatatatatatatatatatatatatatatatatatatatatatatatatatatatatataaaaaaaaaatttagcttAGAGAtatgttataaaaatatttttttgtaatattttaaaattcaaataaattcttgtaaaaataaataaattaattatctgGATGGATGGAGGGTAGGACGGGCTAAGCCCGCGGACACTGCACTttttaagtctaaaaatgcaAAATTTGTGTTAATGTCCGTGCGCGCAAAAGTCTGCATAAAAAACGGGACGAAATGGGATGATCACACTTGAGAGTGGGAGTCTAAAATTTTGACCCTCCCCTCACAAAAGTGCAGGCAAAACGGGCATGCCCAACATGTCgggtccgttttgccacccctagtgacATAACTTCACTTCATCCTCCTTGATTATTAAACATATGGAAGAATATGCAGTTATTTGAGGTTTCCACAGATAACAGTTGTCTTTAGACTTTATACCCTTCATCAGAAAAACATCTTTATTATCTTTGACTAAACATTCTGACTTTGAGAATTGACTAACAATCCTTGGTTACACAACTGACTAATGCTGATAAGATTAACAGTTAGTTTGTTCACAAGAAGAACATCTTTTAGACTAGGAGAGCCAACACACACACCGACTTTCCAACTCCTTTAATTTCACCTTTAAATCCATCACCAATATCTATAAGAACCAGTGGGATGAGATCTCATATCCACAAACAACTTTTGAACCCTTGTCATATGTCTAGAGCATCCGTCAAAGTATCAGTCTTCTCTAGTTGAAGCTCTCGAAGAAGTATTATGAGCTATAAGGTTAACATCCATATCTTTAACACTTCTCTTTTTACTCACTTGATTAGCCTTGAAATGGTCTGAAGGTTTTTGTAGTCCATACAATTTGTAACAAAAAGACTTTATATGACCATATTcaccacagtaatgacatcttcAAGTTGATGATTGATATTTGGTTGAAGTTACATCATGTCTGCCAGGGTGTTGTAACATGTGGTTGGACATGGTGATCATTTTCTTCTTTTCACAATTGATTAGTTCAAGTGagagaatatattttttttaatattttgataaacATGATCAATAAAAATGGACTTTTGAACACTTAATATTGATTGATGTATAACAACATGTAAGTTCAACCATTAAGGTCCATTGATGGGATGCACCTAGGATTATATGGTTAAAAATAGAGAGACTATGTCTTCTTTGTTGTCATTCCAACAATTATGCTCAATGAAAAGATAAAGGAAAGCTTAGTCTCTCGTCTTAGTGATTTTCTATAAGTAATTATGACTTTGACATGTGTATTATAATATCATGTAAATATATCATCTCTTTTAAGTCATTTTAaatcttttataaatattaaaaaatgtagttaattttgttttggaaaacaaaattatgaatgatttataaaattattattcattaattatattaaaaacataaaattaatgtATTGTAAGAAGAAAAGTAATTAATATTTAAGGATATgataaaaaacaatattaattattcattggttTTAAAATGGGTGTCGTTTTAgcaactaaaatttattttaaaataaatgtcgTTCCTACTTTTCAATGTAAAAAGTAGTGTGATTTTTTCAATTATACCATTTAATTATTACTTTGTACACTAGTTTTAACACATTTATAAGATCAATATAATAAATGTGCAATGTCTTATGAAACTATTATTGCGTTCTTTAATATGTGTGGAAAAACATTAAGCGACACTCATTTTGAAACGGATGAAGAATATAAAACAACATATATTTTgatgtaatttttttataaagcgacttaaaataaataattgaagaagtatttttatactatatatcTCTTAATCATAACCATCTAAACTTTAAAAATATTAGaaatcaattaaaaatgtatcatttaaaatcaaaataaatatttaacttaatatTTGTTTTCACATAAATTTCTTCCTTCACACATCTACATTTCTTACTCTTTAAGAGGAGCCCCTAAGAAGTTTGGAAGCTCTATTTTCCCTTATACGAGCACACTATTCCTTTCCATTGTCACACTTTTCAACTTTCCAATAATTATGGTCGACATCTTCCTAGAAAGTGAACCCTtccaattaatatatattttctcGTGAACTAAAATAATTGTATACTACACCACCACAAATTTAGTTCCAACAAAGATAACAtaaaaaccaagttcttcatataatttatcattattaaACCACACTTGACAAGAAAAAACACACTAATTGAGGACTATTACATTTATAAAAAACTAAAAGATAGCTAAAAACTACAAACTTGAACCAAATGGTTTGGATGAAAATTAGTGCATGCCTCTTAGACATTAACATTTCTTGTTTTTTCATGTTGATTCTTTGCATcacacatagctatttctttcttCTCTTGTTGTTCCATAGTATCACAAAGAACAATCCCTATAGTTTCTGGCAAATACAACAATGTAATATTGGACAACATTATCACAACTCCAAACACTCCATATGAGAATATATTGTTCTTCctcccagcagatatcaaaaacgGACAGAATATGCATCCAAACACAATAGCTTGTCTCACCAACGACGTCGTTGTGTTCCGAACACACGTCGGAAACAGCTCTATAATGTAtatcagaaacacattataagcTGTACAACCACCAAAGAATGCAACCATTGCTAACACCACTTTGGCAGCCGGTACTCTATGCTCAAGAACAGCACACAACATGCAACAGATTCCACTTAAGATTGAGAAAACAAGAATTGAAGGTCTTCTTTTatagttttccaaaaaatatGTTGCTACGCATGATGGAATTTCCATTGAAGCACTGAAAACCACTGCAAGATAAATGTTGAACCCCAAATTTCCGACGGCCAGTGGCATACCGAAATAAACCATTCCAACTCCAATTCCAAGAATCATGACAGCTATCATTCTTATAAGAGCCCATCTTTTGTGAAACAATTCACCTATTGATGAATAAAGTCGAAAAATTGAAACCTTTTCTTTTGTGTGTGGTTTTGGTAAACTCGAAGCAAGATTAACGTTATCATCATTAGCATTAGCAGTTTCTTCTGAAGAAACCCTTTTGAGCATTTTGAAAATTTCTCTCTCTCGACCTTGCATAACAAGCCACCTTGGAGACTCGGTAACAAAGAAATAAGCAATGATAGAGTAAATTATACCAGGGATTGACGACCAAAAGTAAAGAGATTTCCACGACGAGTTTCGGTTAATATAAGCGAAACCAGGTAATGACATGTAACCCATTGTGAATGTAAAATACTCAACAATTCCAACTCGGAATCGCCACTCGGCGCTAACTTTTTCGGTAAGCAAAACAAGAACACATGTTCCTATCGACGAGCGCCAGAAACCGATCAAGAATTTCAAGGCGGAGTAAATCAAAACATTAGTGGAGAAGATTATGAGCATGGAAGTTATGGACATAGAGACACAGGAAAAGATTAACATGTTCTTTCTACCGAAAGATGAATCAGCTAAAGCTGCAAGAAAGGAAGAGCCAAGAAGACAACCTATGAAGAAAGAAGATTGTGGTAAACCAATGATGAAAGTGCTAGCACATTCAAGGTTCCAGTGAGAAATGATTGTGTTTGAAGGGTGAGTGTCCCAAGACCAAGAAGATCTTGGGAGTTTACAGATatcagaagatgaagaacatGTTGAATTTGAGGTTGTGTCAGTGCAGTGCCATTTAGGGTAATTATCAGTGTAAATGCTAATGAAAGATTGTTGTGCATCAAAAAACATGGCTGTTGCAACAAGAACAGCTTGTAGGAAATCCAACCACCCAAAATTGGATAAACTTTTTTCAATAATTTCATCCCAGGATAAAGATGGTTTCTTTTGTTGGTCAGCACTGGAATGAGATTCAGTTGCATTAATTTGAACTGAACCCTCCATTGTTGCTGCTAAGAAGTTTGAGGCTGAGAATTGTGAGAGGATGAGTGTGTGGTTTTATAGTGCACAAAAACAAATTCTACTGTATATTAGTAATATTAACTGCAATGCTATTCTTACATCTTTTTACACTAATATCTATACCGTATACATTTTTCACCATATTTATATGGTgaacaatatttttaataaaataatattgtttttaatgagataatattatttttaaaaatatattttattttttaaaaagtattatcttgtaaatttattttataatataaatgtaaaattgtgtcattaaccaacttcacaacTGTATTAACCACATAAGTTATTAACCAATTAttctatttataattattttattaatcagCAAAATACATACTATTAACCATTTtctgacactaaattataaatatattaaccaaCACTTACActccattaaccaactttattttattatataatatttttttatgtttgagaactcattaaccaagttatgaactgtattaaccaattttataaaTAGGATTAACCAAAGTTTATaccatatatattaatttttttgtcaaaatataTATTATCCAATCTTTGAACTGTTTtaaccaaattttaatatttcattaatcaatatagttttagaagaaaaaaatgttaaaagtaaaataaaataaaatattaatcacaTATTTGTGAACAGcgttttaagtgttttaagtgtagGTGTAACCTTTTAATGTATGAATAGCATTATTATAATGTTAAATATATGAAAATCTTAGTCATGGTTTTACCTTCGCTAAAtgtgaaaaattttaaaataaatttattagtatgtttcaaaatcattttattttatttataaaaacttctgcatatttatataaaaatgtaaaaaattataattgtatAGTTTTAAACTAAATATGTTGCAAAGTTATAATTtaaaagaattattatttttattaaaacctAAAAAGCTATAAGGTCATTTCTCTTCAGTTAAATATGACATGTGAGATGCATGAAAGGGAGTCAGATAGATTCCTGATGTTATAGTGGTGAGTGGTCACTATTTGATGCTGAACATTTGCAAGTGGGTTGGACTTGTGGTGAGAATTATTATAGGAACATGGTCCGAAATTTATGAGGTTTTCTATTGGTGCATAGTaagattttttaattgtttttaaatgattaatttagTATTCTCTTCACTTCAGAATGGCTATTTAcactttttaatataaattatttttcttttttaaattaatactatACTATTTCTAAAATAGTATACTTCACTTTTATccgtatgattaaaaaaaaaccaCTAAGTATAAAATCTgtctaagaaaagaaaagaagcatGGGTAAAACGGGTCCGATGCATCGGATATTTTTCATTTTGTCCATATTTTTTCCGgacaaatcaaaattttaaattcgtACTCTCTAAAATATCTGCCTCGTTCCGATCTTTTTCTGTGTACTTTCGCGAGTGCGGGcattaatataaaaatttataattttaaatttaaaaggtGCAATGTCCACGTGTGCGCTCCGTCCCGCACTTTTTTTTAGGATGAAGAAAGATTTTAGGCCTACACCCTTAACAAAGGTTGCCTCATTCCGCTCTATTTTTTATAGACTTTTGCATGGTAGGCATGTCCTTTTGTCATTCTTATTAAGAAGTAACTCTATCGTttgtagaaaagaaaaaaaaaacaaaagcaaaggttgtgataaagaaaaatctaaaaaaaaaaacctattcaAGCCGCAATATTAAACCATCACAAATTCATATcataatcaataatttttttgaCTTTTAACAATTTCCAAGCAAGAATTTTAATTATATAGAACTACTTCTCTTTTGACATCGCTTTTCCTCCAAACAATCGGTTATTTCTTCATTTAAAATACCACTCTTTTAGAGATTGGTCTAGTGGTGAAGATTTAGATTCTGAGAGTATGCTCATTTCAAGGTTTCAAGTTTAAATCTTGCTAAGGCTAGCAAACAATGTCTGTGTTGGGTTAAGTCTATTTAGAATTTTGCTTTGGCTTTAAACAAAGTCCCCGCAAATAGACGACGATATTGGTCCCCTTGaattagtcggtcgcaaggctGGATatcaagattttaaaaaaaatccaacaaaaattcAACTACTATGTAAGCATtttctactttcttaatcaaataaacaaataaatgagATCCACAAAATTTGACACTCATGAGAGGTAAATTCAGTATGAAAGACatttaaaaattgcaaatgcaATTAATTATCGGTTTCCACACTTCTCTAAAACAAATGTACTCAAAGAATAGAAAATACAAATGCAATTAATTATTGGTGTCCACACTTCTCTCAAAAAAATATACTCAAAGAATAGATGATTAAAGTTTTCAATGAAACCCCTTGAAGAAGCCAAAAAAATTATGGTCTAAATATGATATCTAGCTAGATTGTCCTTAATCAAAATTCGGTTATAGAAGAGTCTCCATGCAAAGCAAAAAACCTTTATAGGAACAAATTTTTCCATACAATCTCCTTTGGAGCCACATAACTTAACGAAGCCATGGTAGATAACAAATGATAGACAACTTTGTCTGAGTGACCTATGTTCGGATCAATATTCTGCATCCATTTATCAAAAATAATATCCTACAAAATAACATAAACTAATGAAGCACAACATTCCTTAATCTTATCCTCGTCCCACACAAATAAGCATCAATTCCACCTTCAACTATTATCATCAAAACCCCAACCCAACCTATACACGAAGCTGTTAAATTTGTCACAAAGATGACCATATGGCAGTCAATTATCCTTTCATAACATCGTGTTTTCCCCCATCCCTAACCACCATCCTAACTTTAGCTTCAAACCAACCACTTTGATTCAAATTAGCCATATCTCTAACACTAATTAAATCGTTCCACCAACCCAAGGTCTTCCTTCGCTACTCCATATTTTATCATCCTTCATCTCATTCTTAGAACATAAAACTTTATACCATAAACCCTTATTATTCACTAGCATCCTCCACCATTATTTCCCTTTGCCGGCGCATAACACTGGGTGGCACAGCAGAGTATGTCGGAACTTGAGGATGACCATTTATATAGGGCCATTGACGCGATCAATATGGCCTGTAAAAATAGCCATGAACAATTTAAACCTCTTATCCTTCAACCCCCAACCCCCCATTAGTTTGATTGATAAAAATCTTCTGTGATTTTATCCAATGAATTTTCCAAGCATTTTTCTTCTATCCTACAAAAAAGATTTAAAGAAGGATTCGATATAAAAAACAATGCTTGAAGGAGTCTTGAAGaaggaaataaaataaactgGTAACAAAGATAAGACATACTTGAGTAACATATAACAACCTCCATTTGAAAGGTTTTTACTTTCCCATCCAGAAAGCTTCAACTTGATCTTATCCACCAAATTATACCAAAAAGGAAGACACCATGAATTTAATCTAATAGGAAGGCCTAAATAGATAAGACATATTTTAGTGCCATAGTTGATCCATCAGCCAAGATTCATCCACATTAGCTCCAACCAACAAACCTTTgtgaaaattaattttcaaacccaaaaagaatcaaattttccataaaaaatatagtattttCCCAAA
This genomic interval carries:
- the LOC131635200 gene encoding organic cation/carnitine transporter 3-like; the protein is MEGSVQINATESHSSADQQKKPSLSWDEIIEKSLSNFGWLDFLQAVLVATAMFFDAQQSFISIYTDNYPKWHCTDTTSNSTCSSSSDICKLPRSSWSWDTHPSNTIISHWNLECASTFIIGLPQSSFFIGCLLGSSFLAALADSSFGRKNMLIFSCVSMSITSMLIIFSTNVLIYSALKFLIGFWRSSIGTCVLVLLTEKVSAEWRFRVGIVEYFTFTMGYMSLPGFAYINRNSSWKSLYFWSSIPGIIYSIIAYFFVTESPRWLVMQGREREIFKMLKRVSSEETANANDDNVNLASSLPKPHTKEKVSIFRLYSSIGELFHKRWALIRMIAVMILGIGVGMVYFGMPLAVGNLGFNIYLAVVFSASMEIPSCVATYFLENYKRRPSILVFSILSGICCMLCAVLEHRVPAAKVVLAMVAFFGGCTAYNVFLIYIIELFPTCVRNTTTSLVRQAIVFGCIFCPFLISAGRKNNIFSYGVFGVVIMLSNITLLYLPETIGIVLCDTMEQQEKKEIAMCDAKNQHEKTRNVNV